The genomic DNA GATCTAACCTTCCGGCGGGCGCCCTTGTCGCCCGCCAAACCCTTTATTAATCAACCAGTTCCCTTAGCCCTTGACGGGTACATCAGGTATAACCAAGGGACCTGCAGGGAACCATAAAAACCTTGAATCATTTTCGGTGCTTGCACCCATTGCCCCAAGGCGGTGCGTGGTCATACCATACGGCCAACGTTGAGGGGCAGGCATCATCCCGCTGACACCCCGCGCTCCAGGCAGCCCTCCGGCGCCGGACATCAACACCAGACAGCTGGCCCGGTGACCACCGGGCAACACGCCCGCCAAGGGCGTCGTGAAACGGATATTCGGAGCAGGTTTTTGAATCGACGGGTGCGGCGATCGTCGCGATGACGATACGCCTTCAGGAGGTGCGGTATGGCTGAAATGGTACGTGATCTGGATCGGGTGACAGCAACCTGCGAGCAGCTCACCGAGATGACCGAGGCAGAGCGTCAGGCCTGGATGCAGCAGGCCATGGCCGAGCAGCGGGCCATGGTGTTGCGTGCGGCGCTGCAGGGGCTTGGGCGCAAGCTCTCCGCCATGCTGGGCCGTCGTGGCCAGGTGCTTCCGGTAGAGGAGCAGCCGCGCCCCGATCAGTACGACGAGCACACCCTGCACGCGGTAAACGCCCACGCCGAGGCGAGCAACGAGGCCCGGGATCGCCGCGTGGCCTGATCCCGAAGCACGGCAACAGGCCCGCGCGTATCGGCGGCCACCCCGGGGACGGGGTGGCCGCTTTTCGTTTGCCCCACCCCACGCCGATGCTGCAGATCGGAAAACAGCCCGCTGCCCCTTGCAAGCCACCCCCCATGACATAGATTTGCAGTAAGCCAGCAGTTGCCGGTCATGCGGGGACGCGGCCGGGTTTTTGTCAGCCCGCACCGCGCTCCGGTCGTTGTCGCCAGGGGAGATCACCATGAGCCATGTCCGCCGTCCTGTCGTCGCAGGCCTGTTCTACCCGGGGCATCCGGAGGTTCTGCGTCGCTCACTCGATGCCTTGCTGCAGGCCCGACCACTGCTGGGCAGCCCGCCACGGGCCATGGTGCTGCCACCGCGCAGCCAGGCCCGGGCGGGCGAGGCCATTGCAAGCGCGTGCACCCTGTTGCAGGGCTGTGCGTCGCAACTGCGGCGGGTCTACCTGGTGGCCGAGAGCCCCTACACCGGCCATGACGACGCACCTCATTTCGATGGTCACGGCCACTTTCAAACCCCGCTGGGCCGCCTGGCGGTTGATCAGCAGCGGGTTGCAGAGCTGGTGGACGAGTTGGGCGGCTTCACGGACGACAAAGCCCATGACCTGGAACACCGTCTGGAGGCCCCGCTGCCCTACTTGCAGCGCACCCTGCACCGGTTCCGCCTAGTGCCAGCGCTGCTGCCCGTGGGCGCAGCCCGCGCCGCCACCCGCCTGCTGCAGGGCGCGCTGAACGATGACGAGGGCCTGCTGATCGTGGTGGATCAACCGGAAAGCACATTGGCCCGGCGTTTGGAGGCCGAGGCAGCGACGCGCCGGTTGACCTGCCAACCCGTGACCGAGGCGGAGCACGGTCGCCCTCTGGCGCTGAGCTTCTATCCCTGACCGCCCCGATGCCGCTGCGGGCGAGCGGGCGCCACCAATTGGTGCCCGGGCCCCGGCTTTCCTGAAAGCACGGGGCTTGGCACAATCCGGACAGTCATCCCGCAGATCACGAGGGCGTCTCGCCATGCAAGCAGGTGGTTTCACCGAACCGGGCCCCGGCCGTTCCCACAATGAAGACCATTTCGGCTACGACCTGCCCGCCGGGGTGGCCGTACTGGCCGACGGCGCCAGTAACCGCCCCCATGGCGAGGTGGCTGCAGGGCTCGCGGTGGACACCATCCTGGCCATCACCCGCAATCACCATGGCGCCGATCACACGTGGCTGGAGTCCGGCGGTGAGCCCCGCAAGCTTGCTCAGCTGGCCAACCAGGCGCTCCTGGCGCACACGGAGCGCAATCGGCGCCATCGGGGCATGGGCAGCACCCTGGCCTTGCTCACCGTCGCACCGGCGTCGGTCAGTCTGGCCCTGGTGGGGGACTCGCCGGTCTACCGGTTGCGGGACGGCGAATTGCTCTGCCTGGGCTCGGGGCGAGGGGCTTACGAAGCGCTGGGGGAGCGCCCCCGCGTGCGCCCGGAGTTGCACGACCTGGACCGGGCAAGCGGGGATCTGTTCCTGCTGTGCTCCGATGGGGTCTCCTCTGCGGTGGATAGCGCCACGCTGAAGACCTTGCTGCAGGGCGCTGCGGACGACCTGACCGACACCGCCCGGCATATCGTCATGCAGGCACGCGAGGCGGGTGGCGAGGGGGATGCCTCGGCCCTGCTGGTCCGGCTGCGCTGAGCTCCCGGCTGCCACGGGCGGCCGCACCACCGCCGGCCGGCTAACGCCGGCGCGGGGTATGCAAAGGCCCCTCCTGCTCGGCGTAAAATGCCGCCAGATCCCGGATTTCCGAATCACTCAGCTCGGCCGCGATGCCGTTCATGATCGGGTTGGCGATGTCTGTATCCCGGTAACGCCGCAGCATCCGGGCGAGGTAGTCCGCATGCTGGCCCGCGATCTTGGGATACTGCGGATCGGGGCTGTTGCCATCCTCACCGTGGCAGGCAATGCAGGCCGCAGACAAATCCTCGCCCCGCACCGGGTCACCCCGCTCGATGGCCGCTGCCGGCAGCGCCATCGCGAACCCCATGCCCATGATCACCCAGACACTGAAACCCTTCATCATCAACGCCCCCTGGAAGACGGCTCACTGGCCGCGAAATAAGCCGCAATATCCTCGATATCCTCTTCACTCAGGCTGCGCGCCTGGGCGTTCATGGTGGGGTGATCGCGGACGCCCTCACGGAACGCCATGAGGGCATCGACCAGGTACTCGGCATGCTGTCCCCCCAGCTTGGGGACGTGGTAGCTGGGGTACACGTTGCGTTGCCCGACCACGCCGTGGCAGCCCATGCAGGTATCGGCTTTAAGCTGGCCGGCCACCGGGTCACCAGCCTGCGCCGGCCCCAAGAACAAGGCGGCGGCCAGGGTAACCCCGGCAGCCGTGGATCGGATGATGGGCATAGATCTCCCCCTTTGTGCTGGATGGGCTGGTGGGCCCCACGACCCCCAAAACCCTTTCTTTTTTCTCTTTCTTCTGTTTAGCACAGATAGGGGAAATTGCCCGATTACCCTACTCGGGCAATACGGCTCAGAGGGTGCGAAACCCTTCCGTCGGCTGCTCCGTGTCGGGCGCGGCCTCCACCCCGGTGACCTGGGCGTTGGGCGGGCCCTCTTCCAGCCAGGCGGCGAGTTCATCCAGGGCATCCGTTGGCCCATGGGCGAGCACCTCCACCCGCCCGTCCACCAGGTTGCGAGCGTAGCCGCTAAGCCCCAACTGCTCGGCATGGCGCTTGGTGCTGGAGCGGAAGAAGACTCCCTGCACAGTACCGGACACAAAGAAACGTCTGCTCTCGTTCATTGCTCCTCACTCGGGCTGTTGGCCTGACGGACCACCGACCGGATCTGGGGCCGTGTGGTGAATATGTCATCCAGCGACTCTGCCAGGCCCTCCGCCAGGCCGGTGTCGGCCTGTTCCAGAGTGTCGGCCAGCCGCTGGTCCCAATCGTCTCCATCCTTGCGCAAAGCGGCGACGCTGGGCAATGGGAACGTCTCGCTGCGGTAGAGATCCAGCAGAGTGTAGTGGGAGGGATCCCTGGCCAGTATCCAGTCGCCATCACCGTTGAGCTGAATGGCCCGGGCCCGGCGTAGCGGGCGCAACACCTCCAGCACCCCCATTTCGCCCGCCTCCGGCTCCAGGCGGGCCAGCGCGCGGGTGCTCAGCCCGCGCCCATCACGCTGCGCGTTCCAGAGGTGGCCGAGCACGTGCACCGCCAGACGGAAGGCATCCCGGCCGGTGCCGGCCGCGCGATGCCGCGCCAGCGAATAGCTGCCCAGTGCCTGGGTAAACTCCGCCCCGACCAGCACCACGATCCAGCTGAGGTAGATCCAGATGAGGAAGATCGGCAACGCCGCCAGCGCCCCGTAGATCGCCTCGTAGGTGGGAATGTTACGCACGTACCAGCCGAACCCGCCCTTGGCGATCTCGAACAGCACCGCCGCCAGCACCCCGCCGAGCAGGGCGTGGCGGACGGGTACCCGGTGGTTTGGCACCGCCGCGTAAAGGAAGGTAAAGGCCAGCGTTTCGGCGACGAACGGCATGGCCGCAAGCAGGCCACCGCGCACACCACTGAGCGCATCGATATCACCAAAACTGGCCATGGATACCACGTAGGAGCTGACCCCGAGGCTGGCCCCCATGAGAATCGGCGCCAGGGTCAGCACCGTCCAGTAGACCATGAAGCCCTGCAGTGGCCGCCGCCGCTGCTGCACCCGCCAGATATCATTCATGGCCCGGTCGATGGCTGCCATCATCAGCAGCGCCGAAACGACCAAGGCGATCAGGCCAACCACGGTAAGCCCGGCAGCCCGGTCCACGAAGCTCTGCAGGTGCTGCTGCACCACTTCGGTGGAGGCCGGCACCAGGTTCTGGAAAAGCAGATCCTGCAGCTGCCCGGTCAGACCGGAGAACACCGGAAACGCGGCAAACATGGAGAAGCCAATGGTGAGCAGCGGCACCAGCGCCAGCAGCGTGGTGTAGGAGAGCGTGGCAGCGTTCTGCAGGCAGGCATCCCGCCGGAAACGCTCTGCCACGTAGCGCAGGAAGTCCACGCTGACGCGCAGCCAGTCGATGCCCTGCAGGCGTTCGCTGGCCGCCAGGCAGCGTTGCTGAATTGCCCGGACCGGGTCTGCCAAGTTGCCTCCTGAGCTGTTGCGGGCCTGTAAGCCGCCCCGGCGTGCGCTACAATCGGCCGGGCCTTCAACCCCGCTGGCCGGTGCAGCCCCAGAGCGGCCGGCAGCCCCACGCGGATGCATCACGATGCCTGATATCCTGATCCTCTACTATAGCCGACATGGTGCAACGGCCGACATGGCCGAGCAGATCGCACTGGGTGTCGAGGAGAGCGGGCCGGATTCCCGCGCCCGGGTGCGCACGGTACCCCCGGTATCGACGGTCTGCGAAGCCACCGCCGACGAGGTGCCGGACAGCGGCCCACCCTACGCCACCCTGGATGACCTCAGCGAGTGCGCCGGGCTGATCCTGGGCAGCCCCACCCGCTTCGGGAACATGGCAGCCCCCCTGAAGTACTTCCTGGACGGCACCAGCAGCCTGTGGCTGAACGGCGCGTTGAGTGACAAACCGGCCGCCGTGTTTACCGCCACCTCGAGCCTGCACGGCGGCCAGGAGAGCACCCTGCTGAGCATGATGCTCCCGCTGCTGCACCACGGGATGTACCTGGTGGGCCTGCCCTACTCGGAGCCGGCCCTGGCCCGGACCCGCACCGGCGGCACGCCTTACGGGGCCAGCCACCACGCCGGCGGCGAGGGGCGGCAGCCCCTGAGCGAGGACGAGCAGGAACTTTGCCGGGCGCTGGGTCGCCGGGTGGCCCGGGCAGCGGCCCGGCTGGAGGGTAACTGATGCTGAAATCGCCGCGCACCCTGCACCGGCTCGCCGTTGTCAGCTACCTGAGCCTGCTGGTGCTGCTGCTGGCCTGGCTGATCTGGTTGTCGCCACCGCCGGAGGCCTTGATCTCCGTGGCGGTCATCGCGCTGGTCGGGCCCCTGTTGCTGCCGCTGCGGGGGCTACTCCATGCCCGGCGCTACACCATGGCCTGGAGCACCATGCTGATCCTGGTCTACTTCGTCCACGGGGCGGCCAGTGCCGCCACACCGGGGATCAATCGCTGGCTCGGACTGGCGGAGGTGGCGCTGGTGGTGGTCTATTTCACAACGGCCATCCTGTACATCCGAGCTACCGGCAGCAAGGCGCACGGCCGGCGCCGACGCGGGGAGAAACAGGTCGCCGTGCCGGACAGCGAGAAGGACAGCGGCTGATTACCCCTCGCCGGCGCCCAGCACCTGGCGCACAAAGGGGATGGTCAGCCGGCGCTGCGCGGCCAGCGAGGCACCGTCCAGCCGGTCCAGCAGTTCGAAGAGCCCGCCCAGGTCCCGCGGAAAGCGGGAGAGCAGAAACCGGCCCGTGTCCTCCGGCAACTCCAGCCCACGCGCGGCGGCACGCGCCTGCAGGCCCTGCAGCTTGCCTTCGTCGTCCAGCGGCTCCAGGCGCAGGGTGAGCCCCCACTGCAGGCGGGAGGCGAGATCGGGCAGGATCAACGACAGGTCGGCGGGTCGGCAGTCCGCGCTCAGCAGCATGTGCCCGCCACTGGCCCGGGTGCGGTTGAACAGGTAGAAGAAGTTCTCCTCCCAGTCCGGCTCACCGGCGAGCACCTGCAGGTCATCCAGCGCCAGCAGTTCCATGCTTTCCATGCCCGCCAGCACCGAGGCCGGCGGCATTCCCTGGAACTCGCGCAGCGGCAGGTAGGCCGCCTTGAACCCCCGCTCACCGGCATCCCGGCAAGCCGCCTGCAACAGGTGGCTCTTGCCCACGGGGCCATTGCCGTAAAGGAAGAGCAACCGTTCGCCAAAGCCCATGGCGGCCCGCCTCACGGCATCCAGTGCCTGCTGATTGGCGCCGACGACGAAGGAGTCCAGGCTGGCGATATCGGTCCAGCGGATGTCCAGCGCCATCTGTTGCGCAGGCGGGGTCGGCTTGTTCTCGGAGTCTGTTACCATGTCGCGCCTGTTCCGGAGGAGGCCCGCATTGCACCCCTAGACCCGTGGGGTGTCAAGAGCCGGTCAGCTCATTCACGCTCCAGGCAAGGCCCGTTCCAGATCCTTATGCGGCACCCCAGACCCTCCCAGAAACTCGCCCCGGTACTCCTCGCCGCCCTGTTCGTGCCGTGGACGGCTGCCCAGTCACTGCCCGGCGCACCCAGCCCGCCCGATGCCCAGGAGAACGACGACTGGAACCATGAGGGGCGCATCTCGGCCGGGCTGAGCGTGACCCGGGGCAATACCCGCACCGAATCGGGCCAGTTGGCGCTGGATCACCGCAGCCGCTCGCCGCGCAACCGGGTGCTGGCCAGTGCCGAGGGTAACCGGGCCAGAGATGACGGGGAGTTGAGTGTCTACAACCTGCGCGGCTCCTTGCGCCATGACTACTTCCTGACCCGCCGCCTGTACTTGAACAGCAGCGCGAGTCTGCTGCGGGACGAGTTCCGGGATATCCGCCTGCGCCGCACCGTCGGCTTCGGCCCCGGCGTCCAGCTGCTGGACACCGAGCGGGTGCAGCTCTCCGCCGAAACCGGCCTGTCCTACATCCACGAGACGCGGTACGTGCAGGACACGCAGCGTGAGCCGGCCTGGCGCTGGGCCATGGACTACCAGCAGGAGTTGGAAAGCGGCGTCACGCTGTTCCACCGCCAGGAGGGCCTGGTGGTGCTGGATGAGCCCAAGGACTGGGTGTGGAGCAGCCGCACGGGGCTGCGCTTTCCGGTCATCGGCGACCTGGCCGGGAGCATCCAGTACCAGTACGACTACGACAACCAGCCCGCCGAGGACCGGAAAGCCTACGACAGCGCGCTGCTGCTGAACGTGAACTGGACCTGGTAGCCGCCGCCCCCGCCCGCGGGGGTATCGCTAACGCCGCCAGCGGAAGCGCGGCGGCGCCTCCTCTCCCGTCTCGCCCTCGGCCTGCGGCTCCAGGCTGCGGGACCCTTCCAGGGCCGAGAGCGCACGCTCGGGCGACACGGCCAGGTCAAGCTCCAGGGCCAACGCATCGCCGCGGGTGCCCGCCAGCCGCGCCTCGCGCACTTCGGGCAGCCCCTGCAGGTACTCCAGCACGGCGGCATAGGCCGAGAGGCTGTCGATGGCCACGCGGATATCGAGACTGGCCTGCGCCTCGCCCGCCAGCACGACGCCGCGCGCCTGGGCCAGGGTGGTCACCGCCCACTGCATGGCCTGCTGCACCAGTTCCTCACGGCTATCGGCCTGGCCGCGATCCTGGCCCGTGGACCGGCCGTCCAGCAGCAGCCACCGCCCTTCCCAGTCCCCGCCGCTGCGCTCCCGCAGGGCCAGGGTGACGACCGGCTGAGCGCCGTAGCGCTGGCTGGCCTCGGCGATGCGGTCGGTGAAGCCGGCCCAGATGTGGCTGTACTCCAGGTTGCGCCGGTCCTCCAGGTCCAACAGGGGCAGCAGGGGCGTCAGCCCCACCGCGGCCGCCTCGGCACGGACCCGCTCGGCCAGCGTGTCCCCGCTGCCCTCGGCCATCAGGTTGCGGCTGCCGTCCACCTCCTCACCGGCCCAGACGATCACCCGGGCCCCCTCACCCAGCCACACCTCGCCGGTGTAATCGGCCAGGGCCGCCTGGAGGGCCTCCGGGTCAAAGCGCGCCTGCAACCGCAGGTCCTCGCCCGCCTCGCCACGCCAGGCATACCCGGCCAACAACTGCTCCGGGGCCAGCATCAGGTCGGCCAGCGCCTCCGCCTCCGCGGGGTCGGCGGTACCGGTCATGCGCTGCAGCTGGCGGGCGAGTGCCGCCTTCAGCGCCAGCCCGCGGTCCTCGTCACTGCGGGTCTCGGCGGAGACCTCCACGGTGTAGAAGGGCGCGGCGCCGGCGGGCAACGCCATCAGCGCAATCAGCAACAGCGGGGTCAGGTACACCAGTCGCATAAGGTATTGTCTCCAGGCTGTCGGAGGCGCCGGGCTATATTTCGGCCCACCGGATCGCTACCATATCGGGTTCATTTGACTATCTAGCCCCGGGGGAGTTGCAAGTGGGTCCGGATCAGGAAGGCCTCACCTATAAGGCTGCCGGCGTGGACATCGACGCCGGCAACGAACTGGTCGATCGCATCCGCGACGACGTCAAGCGTACCATGCGGCCCGGCGTGTTGGGCGGGCTGGGCGGCTTCGGCGGGCTGTTCGAGGTGCCGGTGGACCGCTACCGCCGCCCGGTGCTGGTCTCCGGCACCGACGGCGTGGGCACCAAGCTCAAGCTGGCCATCGAGACCGGCCGCCACGACGGCATCGGCATCGACCTGGTGGCCATGTGCGCCAACGACGTGCTGGTCACCGGGGCCGAGCCGCTCTACTTCCTCGACTACTACGCCACCGGGCAATTGGACGTGGAGGTGGCGGCCGCGGTCATCCGCGGCATCGCCGAGGGGTGCCACCAGGCCGGCGCGGCGCTGATCGGTGGCGAGACCGCCGAGATGCCCGGCATGTACGCCGAGGGGCACTACGACCTGGCCGGTTTCTGCGTGGGCGTGGTGGAGAAAGACGAGATCATCGACGGCAGCCGCGTGGCGGCCGGCGATGCGCTGATCGCCCTGGGCGCCTCCGGCCCCCACTCCAATGGCTACTCGCTGATCCGCAAGGTGCTCGAGCGCGCCCCCGACGGGGCCGCCACCGAGGTGGACGGCCAGCCGGTGGCCGATCTGCTGATGGCCCCCACGCGCATCTACGCCAAACCGGTACTGGACCTGGTGCGCAACCTACCGGTGCACGCCATGGCCCACATCACCGGGGGCGGCCTGCCCGAGAACCTGCCCCGCGTGCTGCCCGAGGGCCTGGGCGCGCAACTGCAGCCCTGGGACTGGCCGGCGGTATTCCGCTGGCTGCAACAGACCGGCGGGGTCGCCGAGGACGAGATGCTCCGTACCTTCAACTGCGGGGTGGGCATGGTGTTGGTGGTGCCGGCCGCGGAGGCGGATGCTGCCGTGCAACGCCTGCTGCAGACCGGGGAACAGGCCTGGCGCATCGGCGAGATCGTCACTGCGGACGCTGACGCGCCGCGGGTGCGGGTGGCACAGGCATGAGCGGTGGCGATGGACGTCAGCCGCTGCCGGTCGTGGTACTGATCTCCGGGAGCGGCAGTAACCTGCAGACCTTTATCGACGGCCAGGCCAGCGGCGAGTTGCCCATTGAGATCAAGGCGGTGATCAGCAACAAGGCCGATGCCTTCGGCCTGGAGCGCGCCCGGAAGGCGGGCATCCCGGCACGGGTGCTGTCGCATCGCGATTTCGAGGACCGCGCCGGGTACGACCGCGCGCTGGCCGAGCTGATCGACGGCTATGCCCCCGGCCTGCTGGTGCTGGCCGGCTTCATGCGCATCCTCTCCGATGCCTTCGTGGCCCACTACGAGGGCCGGCTGATCAACATCCACCCCTCTCTCCTGCCCGACTTCCGCGGGCTGCATACCCATGAACGCGCGCTCGAATCAGGTGTCCAAGTTCACGGCTGCAGCGTGCACTTCGTGATCCCCGAACTGGATGCTGGACCGCTGATCGTGCAGGCGGAGGTGCCCGTCCAACCCGAGGATACCCCGGAGACCCTGGCCAAGCGGGTACAGGTGCAGGAGCACCGCATCTACCCGCTGGCGGTGCGCTGGCTGGCCGAGGGCCGCGTCTGCATGCGCGACGGCCGCACCTGGATGGACGGCCAGCCACTGGAGCAGACACCGCGGATCACCGCCGAGACCCGAACCGAAACCCTGTAGGGGCGCTGCTGCGCGCCCCTTGTTTGCCGAGGAGGGACCGATGCCCGTGCGCCGAATCCTGTTGACCATCACCCTGGCGGCACTCTTCGCCCCGTGGCACACCGCGCTTCCCGGTGAACAGGACGCGGCGGCCACCGACCTCCCTCCCTTTGCCGCGCAGTACCGGGTGCACATGGGCGCCTTCACCATCGGCGAGGGCTGGTTCCGCTTCGAACGCCCGGAGGCGGACCGTTACCGCTACGAGGTCACCACAACGCCGCGGGGGATCGTCCGCATGGCCTACCGGGACGAGACCCGGGAAGTCAGTGAAGGCTGGGTGGGGGAAAACGGCTTCCGGCCGGAGCGCTACGAGTACGAGCGCACGGGCCGTCGGGACGAACAGGAGACCCTGCTCTTCGACTGGGATGCGGGTATCGCCCGGGATGCGGACAGTGACTGGGAAATAGACCTGTCCGACGGCATCAAGGACCGCGTGGTCACCACGCTGGCGCTAATGCAGGACCTGGCGCGGGGCCGCTCCGGCGACCTGAGCTACCGCGTGGCCGATGACGGCGATATCGACGAGTACACTTTCCGCCTGACCGGGGAGGAGACCGTGGAAACCCCGGTGGGCACCTACGAAGCCATCAAGTACGTGCGGTTGCGCGAAGGCAGCAGCCGGGAAACCCGGGTCTGGTCAGCGCCGGAGCTGCACTACCTGCCGGTGCGGGTGGAGCACGTGGAGTCCGATGGCACCACCTTCCGCATGACCCTGGACCACTTCGAGGGGTTCTAGCCCGACGCCGCGACGGCGCCGGGCCGGAGAACCCAGGGCACCGACGGATCAGGCCGCCGGGTCGATCCCCGCCTTCAGGCCAGCCGCTTCGATGCCGGCCACGGCCGCCTTCTCGTCCTCCGGAGAGGCATCACCGCTGACACCCACCGCACCGATGATCTGGTCCTGATCGTCAAGCACCAGCACACCACCGGGCACCGGCACGGCCTGGCCACCCGAGGCCGTGGCCACGGCGGCCAGGAAGGCATCACGCCCCTGGTTGCGAGCACCAACGGTGCCGCTGCTGATCCCGATACCGAGCGCCGCCCCGGCCTTGCCGCGGGCCACTTCAAAACGCACGTTGCCGGAGCCATCCTCACGCTCCGCCGCGACCAGATGGCCGCCGGCATCCAGCGCCACCACCGTCAGCGGTTGCAGCCCCAGGTCCCGGCCCTTCGCCAGGGCACCGGCAATGATCTTGCGGGCCTGCTCCAGGGGCAGGCTGACTTTCAAGCGATATACATCTGCAGGCATTGATCTCTCCTCGCTTTGTATTGCGGCCTGAGTGACTAACACGGTGAATCAACCGACCGGGCACGACTGCCAATGGTCAGCTGGTCAAACCATGAAAGCATAGCAGTCCGTAGCCTGCTCAGTCACCGGCCCCACCCTCACCCGATTCGTCCCGCAGCGGCCATTCCCCGAGCAATCGATAGGCCCCCGGGCGGCCGGCATCTCCGGACTCCACCAGCACAAACCGCTGCACCCTCCACTCCGGCAGCGCCACCGCCCGCGCCCTCGGGGGGTGCGTCTTGCGCCGCAACGTCACGTGAGGGCGAAATTGGCGCCGCTCCGCGGCCACCCCGCATTCGGCCAGGACCTGATTCAGCTGCCGGGCCAGTTCCATCAGCGCCTCCGGGATCGCCTGCACCTCCGGACCCACGTGCGCCACGCCGGCCCGGCGGAACCCGGCGAGTCGCTGCAACTGCAGCCGGAAAGTTGGCACACGCACCTCGTCCGCTTGCGCCTTGAGACAGGTCAACTGCTCCGGGGTGACCAGACCGGCGAATGCCAAAGTCAGGTGCAGATGCCCCTTCGGGACTGCGCGCCCGCCGCGCAGTTCCAACGCCAGCC from Alkalispirillum mobile includes the following:
- the purN gene encoding phosphoribosylglycinamide formyltransferase, whose amino-acid sequence is MSGGDGRQPLPVVVLISGSGSNLQTFIDGQASGELPIEIKAVISNKADAFGLERARKAGIPARVLSHRDFEDRAGYDRALAELIDGYAPGLLVLAGFMRILSDAFVAHYEGRLINIHPSLLPDFRGLHTHERALESGVQVHGCSVHFVIPELDAGPLIVQAEVPVQPEDTPETLAKRVQVQEHRIYPLAVRWLAEGRVCMRDGRTWMDGQPLEQTPRITAETRTETL
- a CDS encoding GlcG/HbpS family heme-binding protein — translated: MPADVYRLKVSLPLEQARKIIAGALAKGRDLGLQPLTVVALDAGGHLVAAEREDGSGNVRFEVARGKAGAALGIGISSGTVGARNQGRDAFLAAVATASGGQAVPVPGGVLVLDDQDQIIGAVGVSGDASPEDEKAAVAGIEAAGLKAGIDPAA
- the thpR gene encoding RNA 2',3'-cyclic phosphodiesterase translates to MSGEGQESTRHRVFFALWPEPALRCALHRLALELRGGRAVPKGHLHLTLAFAGLVTPEQLTCLKAQADEVRVPTFRLQLQRLAGFRRAGVAHVGPEVQAIPEALMELARQLNQVLAECGVAAERRQFRPHVTLRRKTHPPRARAVALPEWRVQRFVLVESGDAGRPGAYRLLGEWPLRDESGEGGAGD
- a CDS encoding DUF3108 domain-containing protein, translating into MPVRRILLTITLAALFAPWHTALPGEQDAAATDLPPFAAQYRVHMGAFTIGEGWFRFERPEADRYRYEVTTTPRGIVRMAYRDETREVSEGWVGENGFRPERYEYERTGRRDEQETLLFDWDAGIARDADSDWEIDLSDGIKDRVVTTLALMQDLARGRSGDLSYRVADDGDIDEYTFRLTGEETVETPVGTYEAIKYVRLREGSSRETRVWSAPELHYLPVRVEHVESDGTTFRMTLDHFEGF